CCCCGCCTTACTTCGTCCTAACCCCCCTTATCCTGCCAAGCAGGCTCCTCACTATGACCAGCCTCTGGACCTCGTTGGTGCCGTCGCCTATCTCGACCATCTTCACGTCCCTGTATACCCTCTCGACCAGGCTCTCCCTGCTGTACCCGAACCCTCCCTCGACCTGCACCGCCATCCTTGCCACGTCAACCCCCCACTGGGCGGCGGCAAGCTTTGCCATGCTGCTCCACATGGGGTAGTCGGGGTCCCCCGCGTCAACCCTCCTGGCGGCCTCATATATCAGCAGCCTCATGGCCTCGACCCTGACCTTCATCTCGGCAAGCATGTACTGGACCATCTGGTGCTCAGCTATGGGCACCCCCATGGTCTCCCTCTGCCTCGAGTAGGCCAAGGCGTCCTCGAAGGCCGCCTCGGCCAGCCCGAGCGCTGTGGCGGCCGTCACCACCCTGCCCTCGTTTAGCGCGTCCATGACTACCTTGAAGCCGCCGTTCAGCTGGCCGACCATGTTTGACTCGGGTACCCTGCAGTCCCTGAAAAGCACCTCGCTCGTCCCGCTGCCCCTGTAGCCCATCATGTCGAGCTTTGAGACCTCTACGCATGATGTCTTGTCTACGACGAACAGCGAGATCCCCCTGTGCCTGTCCTCAGGCCTCCCGGTCCTGGCCGCCACGAGGAAGAAGTCGGCATAGGGGGAGTTAGTTATCCATGTCTTCCTGCCGCTTATCACGTACTCGTCCCCCTCCTTGACCGCCCTAGTTGTTATGGCCGCCGCGTCCGTGCCGCAGCAGGGCTCGCTCAGGGCGAAGGCCCCTATGGCCCCCTTTGCCAGCTTCGTCAGGTACCTCTCCTTGATCTCAGGGGAGGCGTAGTGGACCAGCGGGTAGGCCACCATGGTGCCCGAGACGGTGGCCATTATTGCGACCGCCCCAGAGGCCCTGGCCAGCTCCTCAACAACTATGACGGACTCAAGGGTGCTCAGCCCAGGGCCCCCGTACTCCTGGGGGACCCTCAGGGCGAAGTAGCCCATCTCAGCCACCTGCCTTATAATGTCGGGGGGAACGGCGTTCTCCTGGTCTATCCTCCTGGCGACCGGCTTTACCACCTTCTCCGCGAACTCCCTGACGCTGGACCTGAGGAGCTCGAGGCTCTCGGACGCCACTGTATACACCTGTCGCCTTGAGGGAGTTTAGGTAAATAAGCTAGGGCCCATGCCCCCTATAAGTCCCTGTCCCTACGTGCTCCGCCTTAAAAGGGAGCCCTGAGCAAGGCCTCCTCGGCGAGGGGCGTGGTCCAGGTAGGCGACCCGGTCCCTGACCTCGAGCTTGAGACGACGGCAGGGAAGGTGAGGCTGTCCCAGCTAAGGGGCAGGAAAGTGGTCCTCTACTTCTTCCCAAAGGCGTTCACGATGGGCTGCACCAGGGAGCTCAAGAGGTTCACCGAGCTCTACGAGGAGTTCAGGAAGGCGGGGGCTGAGGTCATAGGGGTAAGCGTAGACGGCCTTGAGACCCAGAGGAGGTTCGCCGAGAGCACGGGGCCAGGTTCCCGCTGGCGAGCGACGCTAAGAAGGAGGTCTCAAGGGCCTTCGGGGTGCTAAGGGCGACGGGCACGGCTGAGAGGGTGACCTTCGTGATAGGCCCCGACGGCGTGGTAAGGCAGATCATAAGGGGCCTGAAGAAGGCCGAGGAGCACGCCGACAGGGCCCTGGAGGCCGTCAAGTCCCTTTAGCGTGACATGAGGGCCAGGGGGCTACATCCTGACCCCGCTCAGCGCGGCCCAGCCGGCCTGCCAGCGCCCTCAAGACCCGCTTGGATAGCCCCAGCTGCGCCCACGGTAAGCTTAAATTGACGTGGGCAAGAAGGGTGAAGGCCTAGGCGCTTAGCCAGCGCCTCAGGCCGCCTACAGGCGGTCAGCCCCAAGAAGGTGCCAGGGTTGGGCGAGCGTAGGAGGCCCAACGTTATACTGTTGGTCATTGACACGCTCAGGGAGGACCACGCAGGCGGCCTGGAGGCACTCAGGGACCTGGGCTTCGTCAAGTACGAGAACGCCATAGCGCCCTCCCCCTGGACCCTGCCGAGCCACGTGAGCATGGTGACCGGCCTGTACCCGAGCCAGCACGGGGTCCACGAGGCCTACGGCGTCTACGCTGGCACAATGATGGGGTTGTCGAGGCAGAGGATGAGCAAGCTCAACAGGGGCATAATAGGGGAGCTTATGAAGGAGGGCTACAGCGCCTACGTAATATCGGCCAACCCGCTGATATCGGCGGCCTACGGCTTCGGGGGAGTCACGGAGGGCCTCGTGGCTGACGGCCTCTGCAGGCGGCATGAGGAGTGCAGGGACTACGAGAGGCTAATTACAGCCCTGCACAGGAGTGACAGCTACCTGGGCGCCGCGCTCGAGCTCATAAGGGACGGGGAGGCGCGCCTACTCCTCAACGGCCTCAGGATGCTCGCCAGGTCCAGGCTCAGGAGGCTGGCCGGGAGGCTGGGCCTCCACGACCCTACAATGGAGAAGGGCTCCCTGGCGATACTTGACTTCCTGAGGGGGAGGTCCTTCACCGAGCCCTTCCTCATGCTGATAAACATAATGGAGGCGCACGGCCCCTACACGGTTAAGGACATGAACGGGCAGCTCGCGCTCAGGGCCTTCCTTGAGGCCGTGTTCTTCAACAGGTTTGACGAGGAGGTCGTTAACCTCAACCGCCAGAGCTACCCCAGGCACGCGGCCTACGCTACGAGGAGGGCCCTGGAGATAGTCCACGCCCTCAAGGGCTACCTCGACAGATCCCTCGTCATAGTGACGTCAGACCACGGCGAGCTCCTGGGCGACGGGGGCGTACACCACGGCTACTTCCTCAAGGACGGGCTCCTCAGGGTGCCGCTCTGGGTGAGGTGGCCCAGCTGGGCCAGGCCCGCTAAACAGGAGGGGGCCTTCGTGAGCCTTGCCCAGGTCCCCTCAATCGTGAGGGCCGTGATAGACAGCGAAGCGTCAAGCTTAGGCTCTGACGTCGTCCTGGCCGAGAGCTTCGGGCCCGAGTACAGGCCTGAGAGGTTCTACAGGGAGGGCGAGCTGCCGAGGGAGGCGATCAAGAGGGCCTTCTCTCACAGGGTCAGGGTCTACACGAGGCGCGGCTCGGCGACGTACAACGTCGACAGCGATGACTTTGAGGAGGTGAGCGGGGACGTACAGGAGCTAACCAAGGTGGTCAGGGACGTGGCCAGCGGGCTGGCCCGTTAACCGTCGCTGCGTTGCCCCAGCTCGTCACTCCTCGTGCGGGCCTTGAGAGCTCACGGCCCCTGTTAATCGCTACCTTAAGGAAGTCACGAGGCCGCTGCTTGCTGGCTGACGTGTAATCACTTAAAGGAGGGACAAAACGCTTAAGGTTAAATTTAGGCTCCGTCCTGAACTCACGCCCCACCTTGAATATAGCCGTGAGGCCCCGAAGGCCTGCCATGGCGCCCGCCAAGGTGAGACTATGGACCTAGTGATGTTCGTCGACCCCCTTGAGGGCCTTCACGGCCCCCTCAGGCCTGCCTACCTTCTCGCAAGGGAGCTCAGGGGGTCCTATAACGTGACCTTCGTGACCCCCTCCTCTGAGACGGCTGAGGAGATAAGGTCAGCGGGCTTTGAGGCCGTCAGCTTCGACAGGAGGTACCTCCTCAGGGGGTCCCTTAGGACCCTTGAAGCATGGCTCAGGAGCACAAGGTTCAACGTCGACAACGACGACGCCGTCGTGATGAACTTCTCCCAGGCCTTCCTGGTCAACGCTGACGTCTACTACGCCCAGGGGCCCGTAACGAGGGCCCTTGACGACATGTACCCGGAGATGAGGCCCCTCTACAGGGCCATATACAGGGCCCTCAGGAGGCTCTTCATACTTCACGACAGGAGGTTCAACAGGGGGCTGAGGAGGGCCTCAAGGCTATTCATAGCGAACAGCTCCTTCACCAGGTCAATGTACGAGGCCTGGGGGATAAGGGTCGACGGCGTGATACACCCTCCCCTCGACACGGGCTTCTTTAGGCCAACCACCTCAAGGCCGTCGGGCGACTACGTGCTGACCTACGTAGGCAAGGAGACGGAGTTCTCGGCAATAAGGAGGGTGGCCGACGCAGGGGTTAAAATAAGGGCCTTCGGCTCAAAGATCTCCCACGTGCCTGACTACATAAGGGGGCACCCCAACATAGAGCTGCTTGGACGCGTGAGCGACGAGGAGCTGGTGGAGCTCTACTCGAACGCCCTCTTCACCCTGTTCCCGTTCACGCATGAGCCCTTCGGCTACGTGCCGGTCGAGTCAATGGCCTGCGGCACCCCAGTGCTCACCTACGCCGCCCAGGGCCCCGGGGAGACGGTGATCCATG
Above is a genomic segment from uncultured Acidilobus sp. JCHS containing:
- a CDS encoding Acyl-CoA dehydrogenase is translated as MASESLELLRSSVREFAEKVVKPVARRIDQENAVPPDIIRQVAEMGYFALRVPQEYGGPGLSTLESVIVVEELARASGAVAIMATVSGTMVAYPLVHYASPEIKERYLTKLAKGAIGAFALSEPCCGTDAAAITTRAVKEGDEYVISGRKTWITNSPYADFFLVAARTGRPEDRHRGISLFVVDKTSCVEVSKLDMMGYRGSGTSEVLFRDCRVPESNMVGQLNGGFKVVMDALNEGRVVTAATALGLAEAAFEDALAYSRQRETMGVPIAEHQMVQYMLAEMKVRVEAMRLLIYEAARRVDAGDPDYPMWSSMAKLAAAQWGVDVARMAVQVEGGFGYSRESLVERVYRDVKMVEIGDGTNEVQRLVIVRSLLGRIRGVRTK
- a CDS encoding Peroxiredoxin, encoding MVQVGDPVPDLELETTAGKVRLSQLRGRKVVLYFFPKAFTMGCTRELKRFTELYEEFRKAGAEVIGVSVDGLETQRRFAESTGPGSRWRATLRRRSQGPSGC
- a CDS encoding Arylsulfatase A → MGERRRPNVILLVIDTLREDHAGGLEALRDLGFVKYENAIAPSPWTLPSHVSMVTGLYPSQHGVHEAYGVYAGTMMGLSRQRMSKLNRGIIGELMKEGYSAYVISANPLISAAYGFGGVTEGLVADGLCRRHEECRDYERLITALHRSDSYLGAALELIRDGEARLLLNGLRMLARSRLRRLAGRLGLHDPTMEKGSLAILDFLRGRSFTEPFLMLINIMEAHGPYTVKDMNGQLALRAFLEAVFFNRFDEEVVNLNRQSYPRHAAYATRRALEIVHALKGYLDRSLVIVTSDHGELLGDGGVHHGYFLKDGLLRVPLWVRWPSWARPAKQEGAFVSLAQVPSIVRAVIDSEASSLGSDVVLAESFGPEYRPERFYREGELPREAIKRAFSHRVRVYTRRGSATYNVDSDDFEEVSGDVQELTKVVRDVASGLAR
- a CDS encoding Glycosyltransferase; this translates as MDLVMFVDPLEGLHGPLRPAYLLARELRGSYNVTFVTPSSETAEEIRSAGFEAVSFDRRYLLRGSLRTLEAWLRSTRFNVDNDDAVVMNFSQAFLVNADVYYAQGPVTRALDDMYPEMRPLYRAIYRALRRLFILHDRRFNRGLRRASRLFIANSSFTRSMYEAWGIRVDGVIHPPLDTGFFRPTTSRPSGDYVLTYVGKETEFSAIRRVADAGVKIRAFGSKISHVPDYIRGHPNIELLGRVSDEELVELYSNALFTLFPFTHEPFGYVPVESMACGTPVLTYAAQGPGETVIHGVTGWLAKDEGSLVDMAVRIWREGYPSDMRARSRERAEQFDAKVIADRWLDVLRKVKDRGRRPP